The Megalobrama amblycephala isolate DHTTF-2021 linkage group LG13, ASM1881202v1, whole genome shotgun sequence genome contains a region encoding:
- the ccka gene encoding cholecystokinin a, with amino-acid sequence MNTGICVCVLLAALSTSSCISLHTQSEDGVQSDLGTLVEHKRHTRAAPSSGQLSLLSKQEDEEEPRSSLTELLARIISTKGTYRRSSSPNSRSMGSTHRIKDRDYLGWMDFGRRSAEEYEYSS; translated from the exons ATGAACACTGGAATCTGTGTATGCGTGCTGCTGGCTGCCCTCTCCACCAGCAGTTGCATTTCTCTCCATACACAATCAGAAGATGGGGTTCAGTCTGATCTCGGTACCTTAGTGGAACACAAACGCCACACCCGTGCAGCGCCCTCCAGTGGACAACTGAGCCTGCTGTCTAAACAAGAGGATGAGGAAGAACCCCGCAGCAGCTTGACTGAACTACTGGCCAGAATCATCTCCACCAAAG GTACATACCGCAGAAGTTCCTCTCCGAATAGCAGGTCCATGGGTTCCACTCACAGAATAAAGGACAGAGATTACctgggatggatggattttgGCCGACGGAGCGCAGAAGAGTATGAATACTCCTCATAA